The Selenomonadales bacterium DNA segment TGACGGTACGTGGAAACCGAAAGGAAAAACGAAAGAAGAAAGAGAAGCGTATCGCGATAAACATAAAGGAACGTACAATTTTATCCTCGGCATGGAAGATAACCACAAGCAGAATATCATCGTTCCTGTCGGGGTCGATTATGACCTTAGCGGTAAGAATAAAGAAAAAGTCAACAAAATAAAAAGTATGTACGGTTATGGCACCAAAAATAAAGAAGAATACAGAACGAATATCCATGAGATCATGGAAATGGTCAGACACAAAGACTTGGTCTATGTCGATAAGGACAAGGTGCTTGAAGCAGTACGCAAACATCGCCCCAAAGAGTTCGAGCGTATCCGCGATTATCTCGACAAAAAGCTTCCGCCAAACGTCCATACGGTCGAATCGTATCGCGAATATCGTAAACGCCGCGGTATGAAACCGATCCGCGAATCGCGCGACTAGCGCAACATAAAAAAGCAGACTCTGATGAGTCTGCTTTTTGTTTATCAATCAGGCTGTATCGACGGCTGGCTCGTGACGACAGACAGGGCGACAGTCGTCTTGGTGCGGGCAATGCCGTGATGTGCTTTGATCTTGTTGAGAAGTACCTCAAGTGTATGAGTATTCTGCGTGATGATCTTGAGCGAGAAGTCAAAATCACCTGTGATGTAAAGACATTCCTGAATATCGGGCTCGCCTTTGACGAACTCGGTGAAGCTGTCGCTGTAACGCGGGCTTTCCAGACCGACGAACATGAGTGCGATAAGCTCCTTGTTCAGTTTGTGCGGATTCAAGATCGCGCAGTATTTCTCGATGACACCTGCATTTTCCAGCTTTTTAAGACGTTCGCTGATGGCAGGCATCGACATACCGATCTCGGCGCTGAGATCGGAGATGGTCTTGCGTGCATTTTGCTGCAATAGACGGAGAATTTTTACATCAATATCATCCATAAGTAGTCACCCGATCCTTTTTTTCTTATTTGATAACGATCTCTTTATGTGAACATGGATAAAAAAATAAAAGCTGATGACTTATTATACCATGAAAAACAAAAAATATAAAGCAAAATCAAAAAATTCTTATTTTTTATAGGCGAACGCAAAATGAAAAAAATATAGACGGCAATGCGTGCGAATAACAGGAAAAAGCCGTAGGTGATAGAATACAATAAGGTACGGGATTTTTATTTGGTATACGGTAAACAAGAAGGGTCTGGAAATAGATGAAGAAATCAAATGTACAAATAAACGGAAGAATAAATAAGTTGATAGCCTTTTTGGTCTTCCTCCTGATCGTGGCTGTCGGGCGCTTGGCATGGCTCCAGATTGTCGTGGGCGATGATCTGACGGATAAGTTCCACAACATGAGCATGCGCGAATATAAGCTCCAGTCGCCGCGCGGCGGTATCTACGACCGCAACGGACGCGAGCTTGCGATCAGCATCGAAACGAAGTCGCTCTTCGTCGATCCGAAGGTAGTGATGGAGAATGCGGAAAATATGTCGCCGCAGGAAGCGGTATCGCTTATCGCGCCGATCGTCAATATGCCTCCCGAGGAGATCATGAAACTTATCGAACGCGGCGGTCAGTTCGCGTGGGTCAAACGACATTTGGAAACAGAAGAGATCAATCGTATCAACGAGGTGCGTAAGAATACGAAGATCAAAGGGTTTGCGTATTATCCCGAGGTCAAGCGATACTATCCCTTGAACTCGGTGGCGGCGCAGGTCCTCGGGTTCGTTAATCAGGAAGATAAAGGTATCATCGGCGTCGAGAATATGTATAACGATATCTTAAAAGGGTCGGTCATGATGCAAAAGGTCACCGTCGATAACTACGGACGTGCGATCGGTGAATCGGTACACGTGCCGAAGTTCATCCGCGACGGCAAGGCCATCTATCTGACGATAGACAGCCAGATACAATGTATCGCAGAAGCGGCGATGGACGAAGCAATGACGGTAAACAAGACGAACAAAGGTACCATCATCGTCGTCGATCCGAAAACGGGTGAGATACTGGCGATGGTAAGCCGTCCGACGTTCGACCCGAATAAGCTTGATAAGCTTGAGAATGATCGTTTGATCGTCAACGGTATCACGCACGGGTATGAACCGGGCTCGACGTTTAAGTCGGTCGTAGCGGCGATGGCGATCGAAGAAAAAGTCGTATCGCCCGATGAGGTGTTCTATGACAGCGGATATATCGAAGTATCCGGGCACCGTATGAAAAACTGGGATGGTAAAGGTCACGGCAATGTGACGTTCACCGATATTATCAAGAACTCTCTCAATACAGGGTTCGCTAAAGTAGGCCTCAGACTTGGCGGAGAAAGACTGCTTTCGTATGCTAAGAAGTTTGGTTTCGACCAAACGACGAATATCGAACTGCCGGGTGAAGAAAAAGGTTTCTTGTTCCGCTCGGCACGTGATATGGTAGATTCGGATATCGCTACGATGTCGATCGGACAGAGTATCTTGGTAACGCCGATACAGGTCTTGATGGCAGTATCGTCGCTTGCCAACGACGGCGTGCTCTTGCAGCCGCGTATCATTCGCGAGATCAGGAATGCCGACGGTTCTGTCTACGAATCGCACAAAGAAAGCATCGTCGTACGCCAGACGGTATCTGCCGAAACGGCGAATACGATGAAAGGTCTGCTTGAAAAGGTTATCTCCGAAGGCGGCGGCAGCAAAGCGCAGATACCGGGGTACCGCGTTGCAGGGAAAACAGGTACGGCACAGAAGGTAGAAAAAGGCGTCTACAAACCGGGTGAATATATCGCCTCGTTCGTCGGCTTTGCTCCGGTAGAAAATCCGCGTCTTGCGGTCATCGTTGTCATCGACAATCCGTCCGGCAGCAGTTATTACGGCGGGCAGGTAGCCGCACCTGTTGCGAAGAAGATCCTGCACGAGTCGATGAGATATCTCAATATCCTGCCGAATGAAACGGCGACAACAGAACTTCCGCGTAATGAAAGACAGACGCCGAAAGCGATGCCGAGCGTGAAGGAGAAGAAGGGTCTTGTGATGGTGCCCGATGTACGCGGCAAGACGATGAAAGAAGCGATGCGCGCGCTCATGTCGGAAGGCCTTACGATGATACCGGAAGGTACGGGTATCGCGGTCAGCCAAGATATCACGCCGCATTCGTCGGCGCAGGCAGGCTCGGCGGTGCGCGTCCGATTTGAACCGCGATGATGATTGATAAGTAAAAGGGACGGCTGATGCCGTCCCGTGAACGAGTCCGAAGGTTACTTTTGCATATTCGCTTCATACTGTTCGATCATGCGACGTACCATCTGACCGCCAACACGGCCACAGTCGGCACTTGTCATGGTCGCCCAGCCGTTTTGGCGGACAGTATCGGCAATCCCCAGCTCGGAAGCAATTTCAAATTTCATCTGATCCAAGGCATTTTCTGCTGCCGGATTGACAGGTTTTCTGCTTCTGGACATTTTCGAATCACCTCCTTTGCAGTTGTGTAATCGTAGTATGTCACAGAAGAAAGATCATATGCGATTTGAAAAGCGTGTAATTTGTGGCAGATTTTTGTCAATACTACACAAGATCGGATGATAAGTTTTAAATAGAGGTGACAGGTTATGTATCAACGTCCCGTATGGGCGGAAATAGACCTCGGCGCGATCGCGTCGAATGTACGAAATATCAAACAGAAGATCGGTCAGGAAACGAAACTGTGTGCTGTCGTCAAGGCTGACGCGTACGGGCACGGTACGGTGCAGGCGGCGCGTACGGCACTTGCCGAAGGTGCCGACTATCTGGCGGTCGCTGTGCTTCGTGAGGCGCAGGAACTTCGTCACGGCGGTATCACGGCACCGATCTTGATCTTGGGAGCAACGCCGATCGTGCAGGCGCGCGATCTCCTCGAACACGATGTCGAGCAAGCCATCTTCTCGCTCGATATGGCAAAAGCCATCTCCGAGATGGCTGTCGCGATGAACAAGGTCGCACGTGTCCATATCAAGATCGATACGGGCATGATGCGTGTCGGTATCCATCCCGAAGAGACGGGCGATTTCGTCAAAGCGGTCATGGCGATGCCGAATATCAAGATACAAGGTATCTTCTCTCACTTCGCGATGGCAGACGTACGCGACAAGACACATGCGATCGCGCAACTCGAAAAATTCCGCGAGGCAGTACGCTTGGCAGAGCACGCAGGTGCCGA contains these protein-coding regions:
- a CDS encoding Lrp/AsnC family transcriptional regulator codes for the protein MDDIDVKILRLLQQNARKTISDLSAEIGMSMPAISERLKKLENAGVIEKYCAILNPHKLNKELIALMFVGLESPRYSDSFTEFVKGEPDIQECLYITGDFDFSLKIITQNTHTLEVLLNKIKAHHGIARTKTTVALSVVTSQPSIQPD
- a CDS encoding PASTA domain-containing protein, with amino-acid sequence MKKSNVQINGRINKLIAFLVFLLIVAVGRLAWLQIVVGDDLTDKFHNMSMREYKLQSPRGGIYDRNGRELAISIETKSLFVDPKVVMENAENMSPQEAVSLIAPIVNMPPEEIMKLIERGGQFAWVKRHLETEEINRINEVRKNTKIKGFAYYPEVKRYYPLNSVAAQVLGFVNQEDKGIIGVENMYNDILKGSVMMQKVTVDNYGRAIGESVHVPKFIRDGKAIYLTIDSQIQCIAEAAMDEAMTVNKTNKGTIIVVDPKTGEILAMVSRPTFDPNKLDKLENDRLIVNGITHGYEPGSTFKSVVAAMAIEEKVVSPDEVFYDSGYIEVSGHRMKNWDGKGHGNVTFTDIIKNSLNTGFAKVGLRLGGERLLSYAKKFGFDQTTNIELPGEEKGFLFRSARDMVDSDIATMSIGQSILVTPIQVLMAVSSLANDGVLLQPRIIREIRNADGSVYESHKESIVVRQTVSAETANTMKGLLEKVISEGGGSKAQIPGYRVAGKTGTAQKVEKGVYKPGEYIASFVGFAPVENPRLAVIVVIDNPSGSSYYGGQVAAPVAKKILHESMRYLNILPNETATTELPRNERQTPKAMPSVKEKKGLVMVPDVRGKTMKEAMRALMSEGLTMIPEGTGIAVSQDITPHSSAQAGSAVRVRFEPR
- a CDS encoding alpha/beta-type small acid-soluble spore protein, with the translated sequence MSRSRKPVNPAAENALDQMKFEIASELGIADTVRQNGWATMTSADCGRVGGQMVRRMIEQYEANMQK
- the alr gene encoding alanine racemase; translated protein: MYQRPVWAEIDLGAIASNVRNIKQKIGQETKLCAVVKADAYGHGTVQAARTALAEGADYLAVAVLREAQELRHGGITAPILILGATPIVQARDLLEHDVEQAIFSLDMAKAISEMAVAMNKVARVHIKIDTGMMRVGIHPEETGDFVKAVMAMPNIKIQGIFSHFAMADVRDKTHAIAQLEKFREAVRLAEHAGADIPLKQIANSAAILDMPESYCNMVRAGIILYGLLPSDEVSCDIELRPAMTLKA